TTTACTACGGCTCCTAAGCCATCTTTATTAAAGGCCCCCACCACATCTTCTCCAGTACCTCCTTGTGCTCCATATCCTGGAACAAGAAAATAACTCTTACTCATTATCTTTCTTAATTTCTCCATCTCTTTAGGATACGTGGCTCCAACTACTGCTCCCATAGAGCTATACCCATATTTTCCCACACATTCATTTCCCCATCTATCTATATGTTCGCCCACTATTTCATATATGGTCTTTTTATTTGATATTATATCTTGAATATCTATAGCCGATTTATTAGATGTTCGTGCCAATATAAATACTCCTTTTTCTCTTTCATCCATATATTTAATGAAAGGAGCTATGGAGTCGATCCCTAGATATGGATTTAATGTCACAGCATCTACATTTACATACCCACCCCCAAAATAGGCATTTGCATAAGCTTCTGCTGTGGAACCAATATCACCTCTTTTAATATCTGCAATTATTATTAAATCCTTGGACTTCCCATATTCAACAGTCTCCTTGAAAACCTTAAATCCTTCAATTCCATAGGCCTCATAAAAAGCTATTTGTGGTTTTATACAAGACACAAAAGGTGCCACAGTATCTATAATTCCTTTATTAAATTCCAATATGGCTGCCATATTCCCCTCTAAGTCTTGTTCATATTTATTCTTAATAAAATCTGGTACATATTCTATTTTAGTATCTATCCCTACTATGCAGTGAGACCTTTTTTCTTTTATCTTATTTATAAGATTATCTATAAATATCATTATATTTCCTCCTTTTACGCATATTAAAGGAGTAGCAAATAAATATACTACTCCTGTTACTTTTATTAGGCATTCTCTGGCAATATTTTATTAACTACAATTCCTATAATAGCCGCCAAACTTAATCCAACTATCTGTATATTATCAGTTATTTGAATACCTATTATACCATCAAATGCTCCCATTTGCTGTTTCAATTTTATAAATTCAGTTCCTATACCTGCAACCAATATAAAAGATGCCACTATAAGATTTCTATTGCTAGAAAAATCAACTTCAGAGTCACTTAGAGTCCTAAGTCCAACACTGGCAATCATACCAAATAATATTAAACTTACTCCTCCCATTACGGGCACTGGTATAGTCTGTAAAACTGCTCCCAATTTACCTATAAAACTAATCCCTATAGCTATACATGCCGCAAGTCTCAATATTGATGGATTATAATTTTTGGTTACTGCAAGGACACTGGTATTCTCTCCATAGGTAGTATTTGCAGGCCCTCCTATAAATCCAGCCATAATAGTCGCAAGACCATCTCCTAATAATGTTCTATGAAGCCCAGGATCTTTGAAAAAATTCTTTCCTACTACAGCTCCATTAGTTGTTATATCTCCTATATGTTCCATAAATACTGCTAAAACTATAGGCGCTATTATTGCTATAGCTCCCAAATCAAACTTAGGCAATGTAAACTCTGGCATACTCAAAACCTTAGCTTCAATTATAGGTGTATAATCTACTATGCCAATTATTGCTGAAAATATATATCCCACTACTACACCACATAATATTGGAATAACTTTGAAAAATCCCTTTCCAAATATGGACACAATAACAACTGTCGCCAACACAACAAATGCAACCATCCAATTTGCAGAAGCCATCTCTATAGCTGTGGGACTTAAAATAAGCCCTATTACGACGATCATCGGACCTGTTACTATAGGTGGGAAAAAACTTGTTATTTTCTCAGGACCAAATACTTTTATCAATAGAGATAATGTCAAATACAAAGCCCCTGCTGTAACAATTCCACCTTGTGCATACCTTAAATCACCAAACTTATTTGCCACTGCCACAATTACTGGTATAAATGCAAAACTAGAACCTAAAAATACTGGCACCTTTCCTCCAGTTACTAAGTGGAATAACAAAGTCCCTAGACCTGCCGAAAACAATGCAACAGCAGGATTAAATCCAGTCAATATAGGTACTAATACTGTAGCACCAAACATGGCTATTACATGTTGTATACCCAATATACCTTTTCTACTAATTTCTGTTAAATTCCCTGTATCCATTTCATTCGTTACCTTCTTTGATGAAAATATTTTTTCTGACATAAAAATTCCTCCTTTATTTTTTTAAGGAGGGAGAATAATCTCCCCTTTTCAGCCTCGCAGGACTGATTTAAAAGGTGCTTCTATATTTCATTTATTATTACTTTGTTAGCATCATCAATGTTATCAAATTTCACACTTACTATTTCACTTTTTGATGTAGGTACATTTTTTCCTATAAAATCTGGCCTAATAGGCAATTCCCTATGTCCTCTATCTATTAAAACTGCAAATTGTATCTTTTTTGGTCTGCCTGCATCCATTATAGCATCTAAGGCTGCCCTTGCAGTTCTACCCGTATATAATACATCATCTACTAAAACTATAATTTTATTAGTAACATCATAATTAAAACCTTTTTTATCTACTATGGGCCTATCATTAATCTCACTGAGATCATCTCTATAGAGGGTTATATCTAAAGTTAGAACTGGAACTTCTTTTCTTTCTATCATATTTATCTTTTTAGCAAGTCTTTCGGCAAAGGGTATTCCTCTAGTTTTTATACCTACCAATACCAAGTCCTCAGTTCCCTTATTATTCTCTAATATTTCATGGGCTATTCTAGTAGTAGCTCTATTCATAGCACTTTCATCCATTATTATCGCCTTTGTTTTCATTTTATCACCTCCAAAAATAAAAGACCTCATCAGAGATTGATAAGGTCTTAAAATAATCAGACATAGTCCTTCAAAGCTAGATCCTAACCCTTATCAACCTCTCGTGTTAATTTAAAGGGTACTATTCATATTTATTAGATTATATCATATCAAATTATCTATGTCCATACATTTTTTACTTTCTTAATATATTTAATATCCTCATAAAATCATTAGGTAATTCAGAATCGAATTCCATATATTCTTCATTTCTAGGATGGATAAATCCAATTATTTTTGCATGTAATAGTTGTCCCTTCAAATTATATTTTTCATTCTTTCTTCCATATACAGGGTCACCCACAACAGGATGGGATATATAAGACATATGTACTCTTATTTGATGTGTCCTTCCAGTCTCAAGCTTAGCCTCAATCAATGTATAATCTCCAAATCTTTTCAATACCTTAAAATGAGTTATTGCATCTCTGCTATTTCTATGGACTACAGCCATTTTTTTTCTATCTACAGGATGCCTGCCTATTGGAGCATTTATTGTTCCACTATCTTCTCTTATATTTCCATTTACTAAGGCCCAATACCTTCTGTTTATAGAATGTTCCTTTAATTGTTCTGATAATCCCATATGGGAAAAATTATTCTTTGCCACCATTAATAAACCTGTTGTATCTTTATCTATTCTATGTACTATACCTGGCCTTATTATACCATTTATGGAAGAAAGACTTTTCAAATGATATAATAGTGCATTTACTAAAGTACCACTATAATTACCAGGTGCAGGATGTACAACCATACCTCTAGGTTTATTAACTACAGCCAAATCTTTATCTTCATATACAATATCTATATCTATATCCTCTGGTAAAACCTCTAATTTTTTAGGTTTAGGTAATCTTATTTCTATTTTATCTCCTTCACATATTTTGTATTTAGCCTTTATATTTGAGCCATTTACAGTAATATATTCTTTTTTTATAAGTCTCTGTATGTAGGATCTTGAAACTTCATCAAGTTCCTTTGCCAGATACGCATCTATCCTTCCTTCTGCCTCTTCATCTACAATCATTTCTATAAGGTCCATTGTATCAGCTCCATCTAGTATTCATATCTATCAGATAATATAAGATATGCAATAATTACAGTACCTATAACAATAAAGCTATCAGCAATATTAAATACAGGATAATCATATATATTACCAAATTTAATATCTATAAAATCTATTACATAGCCTAATCTAACCCTATCTATCAAGTTTCCTACAGCTCCTCCTATCACCATAAAAAGAGCAGTTCTCATAGTTGTTGTAAAATTTCTCTTTGTAATTAAAAATATTGCAGCCACTAAAATAATAAATGTAATAATTATAAAAAACCATTGTTTATTCTGCATTATGCCAAATGCAGCACCATAATTTTTAACATAGCTAACCTGAAAATAATTTTCAATTATTATTATAGGTAGCCTCTCCTGTAATACATTTACAATCATCAATTTTGTCATCTGATCAAACAATATTATTACTATTGATATTATTATTCCCATTTTACATTTCTCCTTACATTTTTCGTTACATGTTATATTTTAATTCAAAATGACTTTAGTTACAACAATAAAATAGAATAAGTTTAATATCACAATAAAAAAAGAACCATCTCACATATATTTATATGTTCCCTCAATGGCTCTTTATATAACTATGGTCTAAATATATAAAAGTTACATTTTTAATCATATAATCTCTTATCATAGTTTTCCTTTGATATACTATCTATAGTTTCCATATAGTCTATTTCTTTGTCATCGTATATTCCTAAATCATCTGCTAATCTAGCCTTAGGATTTATAGACTTTTGTCTATCCACTATATCCCTATCATTTGATTCATTTAAATTTTGATGACACTCTACACAGTGTTTAGTATAAGGAATCATTTTTAATCTTTCTATAGAGATTTCTCTTCCACATTTATTACATACTCCATAATCACCATTTTCTATTTTGTCTAATGCCTCTTCTATATGTTTTAAAATAAATATTTCATTATTTTTAAAGTTTAAATTTTGTTCTTCCATAAAAGTCTCTGTAGCTATATCTGCTGGGTGATTATCATAAACAGAAATTTCACCCATAGACTCTTTAAAAGAACCTTCGTAAATCTTACCATCTATTCTATTTATTGTATCTATTATATCTCTTTTTTCTTGATATAGTAAATCTTTAAAATATTCTAGTGAATTTTTATCCATATACTCCCTCCATTAATTATAGATTTTCTCTAACTATTTTTACTATTTCAGCTATAAAATCTCCAATTAGCGGCAAATTCCATGTTATCATACGCTGCATTATATATAGTGTAAATGCACCTAAAATTGTAAAACCAATGGCCATTCCAAATCCTCTCGCCAATCCCGCTATAAAATTAATATATATCAATCTCCATTTATTATTCATAATATCTACATATTCTGCGATTTTAGTTTTTTCTAATTTTATAGCTATATCTTCAATTTTTTTATCTATTCCTTTATCATTTTCTTTCATAATATCCCCTTCCACTTTAATATTATTCATATTATAATTTTACCCCTTTATGCAATCAATTTTCACCTTTTTATATAAAAATTGACTTGCATTAGATACAAGTCAATTTGTTTTTACAACTATTCTAATTCATTCATATATTTTTTTAAAATATCTACTTGATTTATAAGTTCATTCATCATACTAAAATCTAAAGACTGAAAACCATCAGACAATGCATTATCTGGACTGGGATGCACTTCAACCATAATTCCATCAGCAGAAACTACCACAGAAGCCCTTGCCATAGTAGCAACCAACTCTCGCATTCCTGTTCCATGACTTGGGTCTACAATTATAGGCAATTTACTCAAAGATTTTACTATGGGAACTACAGTTAAGTCCAATGTATTTCTAGTATAATTTTCAAACGTTCTTATACCTCTTTCACATAATATTATATTGTCGTTTCCTTCTAATGCTATGTATTCAGCAGCCATAAGCCATTCGTTTA
Above is a genomic segment from Clostridiisalibacter paucivorans DSM 22131 containing:
- the lspA gene encoding signal peptidase II; translated protein: MGIIISIVIILFDQMTKLMIVNVLQERLPIIIIENYFQVSYVKNYGAAFGIMQNKQWFFIIITFIILVAAIFLITKRNFTTTMRTALFMVIGGAVGNLIDRVRLGYVIDFIDIKFGNIYDYPVFNIADSFIVIGTVIIAYLILSDRYEY
- a CDS encoding RluA family pseudouridine synthase, giving the protein MDLIEMIVDEEAEGRIDAYLAKELDEVSRSYIQRLIKKEYITVNGSNIKAKYKICEGDKIEIRLPKPKKLEVLPEDIDIDIVYEDKDLAVVNKPRGMVVHPAPGNYSGTLVNALLYHLKSLSSINGIIRPGIVHRIDKDTTGLLMVAKNNFSHMGLSEQLKEHSINRRYWALVNGNIREDSGTINAPIGRHPVDRKKMAVVHRNSRDAITHFKVLKRFGDYTLIEAKLETGRTHQIRVHMSYISHPVVGDPVYGRKNEKYNLKGQLLHAKIIGFIHPRNEEYMEFDSELPNDFMRILNILRK
- a CDS encoding TraR/DksA C4-type zinc finger protein; protein product: MDKNSLEYFKDLLYQEKRDIIDTINRIDGKIYEGSFKESMGEISVYDNHPADIATETFMEEQNLNFKNNEIFILKHIEEALDKIENGDYGVCNKCGREISIERLKMIPYTKHCVECHQNLNESNDRDIVDRQKSINPKARLADDLGIYDDKEIDYMETIDSISKENYDKRLYD
- a CDS encoding DUF5665 domain-containing protein; translated protein: MNNIKVEGDIMKENDKGIDKKIEDIAIKLEKTKIAEYVDIMNNKWRLIYINFIAGLARGFGMAIGFTILGAFTLYIMQRMITWNLPLIGDFIAEIVKIVRENL
- a CDS encoding uracil-xanthine permease family protein, whose product is MSEKIFSSKKVTNEMDTGNLTEISRKGILGIQHVIAMFGATVLVPILTGFNPAVALFSAGLGTLLFHLVTGGKVPVFLGSSFAFIPVIVAVANKFGDLRYAQGGIVTAGALYLTLSLLIKVFGPEKITSFFPPIVTGPMIVVIGLILSPTAIEMASANWMVAFVVLATVVIVSIFGKGFFKVIPILCGVVVGYIFSAIIGIVDYTPIIEAKVLSMPEFTLPKFDLGAIAIIAPIVLAVFMEHIGDITTNGAVVGKNFFKDPGLHRTLLGDGLATIMAGFIGGPANTTYGENTSVLAVTKNYNPSILRLAACIAIGISFIGKLGAVLQTIPVPVMGGVSLILFGMIASVGLRTLSDSEVDFSSNRNLIVASFILVAGIGTEFIKLKQQMGAFDGIIGIQITDNIQIVGLSLAAIIGIVVNKILPENA
- the pyrR gene encoding bifunctional pyr operon transcriptional regulator/uracil phosphoribosyltransferase PyrR, translating into MKTKAIIMDESAMNRATTRIAHEILENNKGTEDLVLVGIKTRGIPFAERLAKKINMIERKEVPVLTLDITLYRDDLSEINDRPIVDKKGFNYDVTNKIIVLVDDVLYTGRTARAALDAIMDAGRPKKIQFAVLIDRGHRELPIRPDFIGKNVPTSKSEIVSVKFDNIDDANKVIINEI
- the pyrF gene encoding orotidine-5'-phosphate decarboxylase → MIFIDNLINKIKEKRSHCIVGIDTKIEYVPDFIKNKYEQDLEGNMAAILEFNKGIIDTVAPFVSCIKPQIAFYEAYGIEGFKVFKETVEYGKSKDLIIIADIKRGDIGSTAEAYANAYFGGGYVNVDAVTLNPYLGIDSIAPFIKYMDEREKGVFILARTSNKSAIDIQDIISNKKTIYEIVGEHIDRWGNECVGKYGYSSMGAVVGATYPKEMEKLRKIMSKSYFLVPGYGAQGGTGEDVVGAFNKDGLGAVVNSSRGIITAHKKEKYKGIYKDEECYKAILEETIQMRDNINRTLKKHGKLLW